A region of Candidatus Rokuibacteriota bacterium DNA encodes the following proteins:
- a CDS encoding tetratricopeptide repeat protein — MRSSALLSACLITLGPGQGGSHAGEALLQCIARHGQAALKACDEATGSDLGPADRAAAHYHKGLELMSLGRDEAAARAFIEAAHLTPGVPAVHTSLGVALAHLLRWHEAAQAHRQALRADPNDPDAHYNLGVALSHLGRWTEAVTEFRTATQLNPSDADAHYNLGVAFSAVGRQEEAIAAYGEAVRVRPGYAAAWGNLGMAALLLGRDREAAAAFTCADAAQPGYFETREVQRGAWEAVRRRLREAPCSSAAKSCGGASSSLAARGGGPPTVCDGYNEARPPNPSRKGPDRP, encoded by the coding sequence GTGAGGAGCTCCGCCCTTCTTTCTGCGTGCCTGATTACCCTGGGTCCCGGACAAGGAGGGTCCCACGCCGGCGAGGCCCTGCTCCAGTGCATCGCGCGACACGGGCAGGCCGCACTCAAGGCCTGTGATGAGGCCACCGGATCAGACCTCGGGCCCGCGGACCGCGCGGCGGCCCACTACCACAAAGGTCTGGAGTTGATGAGCCTCGGCCGCGACGAGGCCGCCGCACGGGCCTTCATCGAAGCCGCCCACCTCACGCCTGGCGTTCCCGCTGTCCATACCAGCCTGGGCGTGGCGCTCGCACACCTGCTTCGGTGGCACGAGGCAGCACAGGCGCATCGGCAAGCGCTTCGCGCAGACCCCAACGACCCCGACGCCCACTACAACCTCGGGGTGGCGCTCAGCCACCTTGGCCGCTGGACCGAGGCGGTCACCGAGTTCAGGACTGCCACTCAGCTGAACCCCAGCGATGCCGACGCCCACTACAACCTCGGCGTCGCCTTCAGCGCCGTGGGGCGGCAGGAGGAGGCCATCGCGGCGTATGGCGAGGCGGTCCGCGTCAGACCTGGCTACGCGGCCGCCTGGGGTAATCTCGGCATGGCCGCGCTCCTGCTCGGCCGAGACCGGGAGGCCGCCGCTGCCTTTACGTGCGCCGACGCCGCGCAACCGGGGTACTTCGAGACCCGGGAAGTCCAGCGGGGAGCGTGGGAGGCGGTACGGCGCCGGCTGCGGGAGGCTCCGTGCTCATCCGCCGCCAAATCGTGCGGGGGAGCCAGCTCCTCTCTTGCGGCGCGGGGCGGGGGGCCCCCCACCGTGTGTGATGGATACAATGAGGCAAGACCCCCGAACCCGTCACGAAAGGGGCCGGACCGTCCGTGA